The genomic interval GCGATCTTCATGTCGTAATCGTAGGCGATGCGTCCGTTGCCGCCCACGCACATCAGGCGCTTGGCGAGCCGCAGCCAGTCGGCGATCTCGTAATCCGGATGCGTCTTGTCCGAGGCTTCCTTCAGCGACCAGGCCGCGTGGATCCAGGTCGGATAGCTGCGCCCCTGCCCGACCTGATCGCGGATGCGGGCAAGCCCGTCCTCCTCGATATGCGGACCGACGTCGTTGAGCACGACGGCGGCGAAGCGGCGGGGGTCGCCCGCAGCGGTCATCATCGTGACCAGCCCGCCCAGCGACGTGCCGATCGCCACCACGCGGTCCAGCCCCGCCGCGTCGAACAGGGCGGCAATGTCCTCGACATAATGCGCGGGCGTGTAGCTTGCCGAATCGCGCGCGTAATCGCTGTCCCCGCGGCCGCGCAGTTCACAGGCGATGACGCGCCACTCGCCGGCGAAGGCATCCGCCACCGGCTCGAAATCGCGGGCGTTGCGCGTCAGGCCCGGAATACACAGGATCGGCGGACGGTCATCCCGGCCCGGATAATCGCGGTAGTGCAGCGTCAGCCCGTCCGCGCTCTGCCAGCTTTCGTCGGAATAGGCGGCTTCGCCCACGAGCAACCCCTTGTGTTTGCAAGACCCCGGCCTTGCGGCGGGGCGGTTCGCGGGCCACTATTGATAGGATGCGCGAAGAACCGCAACCCGCCCCGTACCGCGCCGATCCCCAAATCACCAAGGTCGCGCGATTCCTTGCCGATCCGGTCTCGGCGGCATCGTTTCCCAAAACGACGCTGCGCTTCCGCAACGCGCGCTGGGCCGGGGCGATCGGTCTCGCGGCACTCTCTGACGAGGCGTGGGTGCGCCATTTCGGGCAGTTCGAACCGCTTCCCGAAAATCTCCCGCAACCGCTCGCCCTGCGCTATCACGGGCATCAGTTTCGCACCTACAACCCCGACCTCGGCGACGGTCGCGGCTTCCTGTTCGCGCAGATGCGCGACGGTGCGGACCGTCTGCTCGACTGCGGGACGAAGGGAAGCGGCACCACGCCCTACAGCCGCGCAGGCGACGGGCGGCTCACGCTGAAAGGCGCGGTTCGCGAGATCCTCGCGACCGAAATGCTGGAGGCGCTGGGCGTCAACACTTCGAAGACCTTGTCCGTCATCGAGACGGGTGAGGAACTGCAGCGCAGCGACGAACCCAGCCCCACCCGCTCCGCCGTGCTGGTCCGGCTAAGTCACGGCCACATCCGTATCGGCAGCTTTCAGCGGCTCACCGCGCTGGGCGAAGAGGACCATCTTCGGGCGCTGGTCGACTATTGCATCACCACCTACCCCGGCCCGCCACCGCCGCCCGATGCACCCGATCGCGACAATCCGGCCATCGTGCTCATGCATCAGGCGAGCGAGCGACTGGCCGACCTCGCGGCCAGCTACATGGTCGCAGGCTTCGTCCACGGTGTGCTCAACACCGACAACATGAACATCACCGGGGAAAGCTTCGATTACGGTCCGTGGCGCTGGCTGCCCCGGTGGGAACCGGGTTTCACCGCGGCCTATTTCGATCATACCGGCCTCTACGCCTTCGGCCGCCAGCCCGAGGCGATCCGCTGGAACCTCGGCCAGTTGGCCATCGCCCTGCGCCCGCTTGCGGAGTCGGCGCCGCTGATCGCCGCGCTGGAGCGGTTCGGCCCGCTCTACGGCGAAGCCATGACGCGGCGCTTCTGCTGGCGCCTCGGCGTCGCGTCGCGCGGGCCTGAAGCGGATGCCGAGCTGGTCGAGGCGGGCGAGCGGACAATGCGGCAGGAGGGTATCGGGCCCGACGAATTCTTCGCTCGCCATCGCGGTGGCCATAACGCGGGCGGATTTCTGGCAGAGGCGCTCGCCGATCATGCGCCCGGAGATGATCACCAATCCGAATGGTCGGACGCGGCCCCGGTATCCCTGCTGATTGACGAGGTCGAAACCATCTGGGACGCCATCGACCGGCGCGACGATTGGGAACCGCTCGACCAGAAGATCGCTGCGATCAGGCACTTGGGGCAGGCGCTCGGGAAACCGCCTCGCCCGCGCGGCCTGTCCAGCCCGTCTTAACCTTTTCCGGTAACGCCGGTTTTGCGCGGAATGCCTACTGCCTCTAAGGGCGTCAGAGAGAAACCATTAACGAAGGTCCGAACCGCTTGTCCAAGACCCAGGAACTGATCTCATACGAACCGGCCACCGGCACCGAATTGTGGCGCGCACCCCACGGCGATGTGGACGAGACGGTCGACCGCGCCCGCCGCGCCTGGCCCGCCTGGGCGGCGCAGCCGCTCGCCAAGCGGATCGAGCTGGTGCGACGCTTCGCCAACGAGGTCCGCAAGGACCAGGAGGAGTTCGCCACGCTGATCGCGAGGGAGACGGGCAAGCCGCTGTGGGAAGCGCGCACCGAGGTCGAGGCGGTGATCGGCAAGGTGGAAATTTCCGTGCGGGCCTATGCCGACCGAACCGGCCAGCGAAAGCTCGACAGCGCGTTGCAGGGCACCGCGGCGCTGCGCCACAAGCCGCACGGGGTCATGGCGGTGCTGGGGCCGTACAATTTCCCCGCGCACCTGCCCAACGGCCATATCATTCCCGCCCTGATCGCGGGCAATGCGATCATCCTCAAACCGTCGGAAAAAACCCCGGCGGTGGGCGAAAAACTGATTTCGCTGTTCCAGCGCGCCGGCATCCCCTCGGCCATCGTGCAGATCCTGATCGGCGGGCCCGACGAGGGCAAGGCGCTGGTCGCGCATGACGGGGTGGACGGGGTTCTGTTCACCGGCAGCGCGCAGGTCGGCATCGCGATCAACCGCAAGCTCGCCACCGATCCGGGAAAGATCGTCGCGCTGGAGATGGGCGGCAACAACCCGATCGTCCTGTGGGATACCCCGAAGATCGAGGACGCGGCCGCGCTCATCATCCAGTCCGCCTTCACCACCGCTGGACAGCGCTGCACGGCAGGTCGGCGGCTGATCGTGAAATCCTCCATGTACGACGAGGCGGTCGAGGCGGTTAAGAAGCTGGCCGATCGCATCATCGTAGGCGCACCGTTCGACGAGCCGCAGCCGTTCATGGGGCCGGTCATCGACAACTCCACCGCCGATCAGCTGGTGGAAAGCTTCGTCTACCTGATGTCGAACGGTGGCAAGGCGATCAGCCACATGAAGCGACCTGACGACGACCTGCCGTTCCTGCGCCCCGCCATCATCGATACGACGGCCATGTCCGAGAGGCCGGACGTGGAGCTGTTCGGACCGCTGTTGCAGGTTATCCGCATGGACGATTTCGACGAGGCCATCGCCGAGGCCAACGCGACCCGGTTCGGCCTGTCGGCTTCGCTCATCGGCGGCTCACCTCAGCAATACAGCCGGTTCTGGGCCAATATCCGCGCCGGTATCGTCAACTGGAACCGGCCGACCAACGGGGCGTCCTCCGCCGCGCCCTTCGGCGGGGTCGGCTATTCGGGCAATCACCGGCCGGCGGCCTACTACGCTGCGGATTACTGCGCATATCCCGTGACGAGCACCGAAATGGAACAGCCGCGCGCCAGCGTCGGGGTGGGTTTCCGGGGCTCCTGACCCGGGAAAGGGAAAAAAGGCGCCCGAACCGTGGTCCGGGCGCCTTCCACGCGGCTCTCAAGAACACGACCCGGAAAGCCGCGCACCGATGGCGATCCAACAGGGAAGACCGCACCGATTTCGAGTATGTCGTCGCTCCTCTTTTCGTGAGCTGTTGGTTCATGTATAGCGGCATGAAGCTGAACGAACCGCAACATCACGTAAGGCTTGCTGGCAAGGTTCTTCCCGCCTAGCGCGCTGCCGATGAGACAATCCGAAATCGGTCGCGGCAGGGCGCTGCTCTATGGCCTGGGCACTCATGCGATCTGGGGCTCGATGCCCGTCTACCTGCTGCTGGTCCACAAGGTGCCGCCCGTCGAATACGTCGCCTGGCGTACTCTCCTGACCATGCCGATCTGCCTGGCGGTCGTCTGGCTGACGGGCCGGGCGGGAGAGTTGCGCAGCGTCTTCGGCAACTGGCGCACGCTGCGGACGCTGACCGCGACGGCCACGCTTATCGCGGTCAACTGGCTGGTCTATGTCTGGTCGATCCAGCAAGAATACGTCTACGCCGCCAGCCTCGGCTATTACGTCCTGCCGTTGAACATGATGCTGCTCGCGCGCGTGTTCCTGAAAGAGCGGCTGACGGGGCGGCAGAAGGTCGCCGTCACCCTGGCCGCGATCGGTGTCGGCGCGCTGGCGACCGGGGCGCTCACGACCCTCTGGATCACCATTACGCTGGCGACGTCCTTCGGGGTCTACGGGCTTCTCAGGAAGACCGTCGATGCCGGCCCCATCGTCGGATTGACGGTGGAGGCGATCATCCTCTCGCCGGTCGTCCTCGTCTATTTCGCCTGGCTGGAGATCGCCGGGCCGGGCATCACGCTGGGCCGCGACTTCTGGGAGAGCGTGGGCATCGTGCTTGGCGGACCCTACACCGCGATTCCGCTGATCCTGTTCGCCACCGCCGCGCGCGCGCTGCCCTACACTGTGGTGGGCTTCCTCCAGTTCATCTCGCCGACGCTGATCTTCATCATCGGTCTGACGGTGTTCGGGGAGGAGCTGAAGCTGGCGCAGCTCGTCTGCTTCGTGCTGATCTGGGCGGCGATCGCGCTGTTTACCTGGGATCTCTGGCGCAACGCCCGCCGCCGCCCCCAGGCGATGGAGGCGTTGCAGGGCACGCAGGTCTAGCCGTCCAGCCGCCAGCCGAGCGTCTCGCCCGCGTGGAACGGCACGAGCGCCGTGCCGCCCGCATCGAGCGTCTCGGGCACCGATACCGGCTCGCGCCGGAACGTCACCCGCCCTTCGTTCAGCGGCAGGCCGTAGAAGCGCGGGCCGTGTTCGGAGGCGAACCCTTCGAACCGCTCGAGCGCGTCGTCGGCCTCGAACACGGCCAGGTAGCTTTCGAGCGCAAACGGGGCGTTGAAGATGCCGGCGCAGCCGCAGGCCGATTCCTTGGCTTCGCGCGGATGGGGCGCGCTGTCGGTACCGAGGAAGAACTTCGTCGATCCGCTCGTCGCCGCTCGGCGCAAGGCGAGACGGTGCGCCTCGCGCTTCGCGACCGGAAGGCAGTAGGCATGGGGGCGTATCCCGCCGACCAGCATGGCATTGCGGTTGATGTGCAGATGCTGCGGCGTGATCGTGGCCGCCACGTTAACCCCGGCCCCTTCCACGAAGGCGACGCCATCGGCGCTCGTCAGATGCTCGAACACCACTTTGAGCTGCGGCAGGTCGGCGATGAGCGGGGAAAGCACACGCTCGATGAACACCGCTTCACGATCGAAGATGTCGACGTCGTCATCCGTCACCTCGCCGTGGACGCACAGCACCATGCCGATCTCGGCCATCGTTTCCAGCACGGCACGGATGTTGCCGATGTCGGTCACGCCATTGGCGGAGTTGGTCGTCGCACCGGCGGGGTAGAGCTTGGCGGCGGTGAACACGCCGTCGGCGAAGCCGCGTCGCACCTGTGCCGGCTCCGTATCGTCGGTGAGATAGCAGGTCATCAGCGGTTCGAACGCCATGCCTTCGGGCACCGCCGCCACGATCCGCTCGCGATAGGCCCGGGCCGCCGCGACGCTGGTCACGGGGGGCGAGAGGTTGGGCATGACGATGGCCCTGGCGAACTGGCGCGCCGTGTGCCGCGTGACCGCTTGCAGCATGGCCCCGTCGCGCAGGTGGACATGCCAGTCGTCGGGGCGGCGGATGGTGAGCGTTTCGGTCATGCGGGCATCGTCGGTTCGGGCGGCGGGGGGCAAGGTGTGACAGGTGTGACAGTGTCCTGAAGCGAAAGCGCGCCCGCGCCGTGCGGAGAGCGCGGAGGCGCCTTGCGGCCGTATCGAAGGGATGCGCGACAGGAGGACATGGCGCGCCCCATGACACAGACCATGCCCGTAGGACAGGACTTGATTCGCCCGGGCCACGCGCCACCTTCTCTACCATGCCAGCCACCCGCCTCGCCAACCGCGCCGTCATCCGCGTTGCCCCCGCCGCCGAGGGAGAGGACGCCGCCGCCTTTTTGCAAGGACTGCTGACCAATGACGTGACCGGAGACCTGCCCGCCTATGCCGCCCTGCTGACCCCGCAGGGCAAGACGATGACGGACATGCTGGTCTGGCGCGAGGGCGAGGCGATGCTGCTGGAATGCGAGGCGGCCCATGCCGACGAACTCGCCAGGCGTCTTTCGCTCTACCGCCTGCGCCGCAAGCTGGACATCGCCCGCGACGAGACGCTGGCCGCCTACTGGTCGCCGACACAACGGGAGGGCTTCGCCGCAGACCCGCGCCTGCCCGCGCTCGGCTGGCGCAGGATCGCGCCGCTGGACGACAGCGTGGCGGCGGGCGACGGGGCCTGGCTCGACCATCGCCTCGCCGCAGGCGTGCCCGAAGGCGCGGACGAAATGGCCGACATATTGTGGCTCGAAACGAACGCGGTCGATCTCAACGGCGTCAGCTTCTCCAAGGGCTGCTATATCGGGCAGGAGAACACCGCCCGCATGAACTGGCGGCAGAAGGTCAACCGCAGGCTGCTCGTCGTGCCTTACGATCGCAGCGATGAGAAGCGTCGCAAGGCCGCCTACCCCGAGCGCGGCTACGCCGTCGATCACCTGCGCGTCGCGGATATTCCGGCGAAGCTGGCGCCCGGATGGATGTCGCTCGAACCGGCAGAGGAATAGTCGGCCCCCGTCGCGACCGATTACCGGGACAAGTCGGCGTTCCGACGACACCGTCCGACCCCGCAAGGTGTTTTTCGAAACTTGCCCGCGCCGGCAAGGACGCGGCCGCGATCAGGTCGGCCCGCGGTTCATCGACATCGTGCACACGCAAGTCACGGTCTCCGATGCCCAGGTCAGGCCACCCCGCTCGCGAATATCGCGAATATCGCCGCTGGTCCGCCTGCCCGGATAGCCGGTTCGTGCCTCACGCGCCTTCCCGGGCTTCCACGAAGGCCGCGACCAGCATCGCCTCCGCCCGCTCGCGCGCGCTGGAGCGCGCGACGGCGAGCGAATCGGCCAGCATGTCGCCCAGGAGCGCGTCGCCCAATGCCATCAGCACGAGGGTGAAGGTGATCTCGTGAATTGCGCGGTCGGCCTGCGGACGCGAATCGTGATCGGCTTCCTCGGGGATGATGTCGTCGATCAGCTGGTGGATCGTCTCGACGACCGGGTCGAGCGCGTCCTCGTTGCCCGATGCGAGCATCCAGCTCGCCAGCGCGCCCGCGCCCTCCCGTCCGAAGGCATCGAAGGTCAGGTCGACCACCTCGCGCGGGGAGCCGATGCCGGCCCGCGTGGCACGCACGGCATCGCCGATGGCGTCGCACACGGTCTGCGCCAGATGGGCGGCAAGCGCCTTCTGCAAACCCGCGGCCGATCCGAAGTGATGAAGCAGATTGGCGTGGGTGCGCCCGATCCGCCCCGCCACGGCCTTCAGCGTGACGCTTTGCGGACCCTGCTCTATCAGCAACGCGCGGGCGGCCTCCAGAGCGGCGGCGCGGCTTTCCTCCGGAGACAGGCGCTTCCTTGTTGACATGAATGTAAGCAACCCCTATTTACATGTCTGACAGTAACATCGGAATACCGCCATGACCACTGCGACCACCACTCCCCCCATAACCGTGCGCGATCGGCGCTTCGGGCGCAACGGTTCGCGCGATCTCGCCGTGCAACGCGGCAAGGCCCGCTCGACCACCGACATCGTCGGCACCGCTTTCTTCACCGCCCTCTCGCTCAGTTTCCCGCGCGGGGAGGCGATGTTCATCGAGGCGGTGAAGGCGCATCGCGAGGGCACGCCGGAGCGGCTGCGCGAGGAAATCCGCCTGTTCATCAGGCAGGAGGTCAACCATTCGCGCGAACACCTCGTCTTCAACCGGATGGCGGCCGAAGCGGGTTACGACACCGCGACGATCGACGCGCGGGTGGAGCGGCTGGTGCAGCAGGTCTACGACCAGCCGGCCATCGTGCAGCTGGCGATCACCATGGCGCTCGAACATTTCACGGCGATGTTCGCGCATGAATTTCTCGCCAACCCCGATTCCATTGCCACCGACGCGATGGAGGATCGCGCGTTGTGGCTATGGCACGCGGCCGAGGAGATCGAGCACAAGGGCGTCGCCTACGACACCTGGCTTCACGCCACGCGCGATTGGAGCGCTTTCAAGCGATGGAGCGTTCGCTCGCTCATCATGCTGCGCACGAGCGTCCGCTTCCTCAAGAACCGGTCCCAGGATGCACTGGCGCTGCTGGAACAGGACGGCTTGACGGGTTGGCGCGCCAAGGCGGCGCTGCTGCGCTATCTGGTCGCGCGGCCCGGCCTGCTGCGCCGGGTGTTTCCTGCATGGCTCGCCTTCTTCCGCCCGGGATTCCATCCGTGGGACGTCGACGATCGCGCCCTGATCGCCGGCTACGACGAAGGCTTCGCGCGAAGCGGTTTTGCCGATGCGCGGATGGAACCGGCGGCGAGCTGAAGCGCCTGCCTCACGCCGCCGCCGGCACCATCCGCCCTCGCGGTTTCGCCGGATCGCCTCGGTCCTGCCCGGCTTCGTGGTTGCCGGTAGCGCTCAGATCGAGCGCGTATTCGGGCGCCGCCACCGGATTCCCGCCCCGCCCCGGGCTGCTGTAGCACGTCGTCCGGCCCGTCGGACGAAAGCCGGCGTTGCGCAGCACGCGGCCCGATGCCGGGTTGTCGATAGCGTGCCGGGCGACGAGGCGGGCATGGCCGCACAGCTTCGCCAGATCCGCCATACCCCGCAGCGCTTCGGTCGCGATGCCGCAGCCCCATGCGGGGGGCGTGACCCAGTAGCCGACATGCGCCTCGCCCGCCTCGTCATGCAGACCGACCCCGCCGACGATCGCACCGCGCGCCCCGGGCACGGTGACGACAAGGCTGGGAAGATGAGGATTGCGCCGCTGCGCCACGAAGGCGTGGGCATCGGCCTCGTCATAGGGCCAGGGCAGACGCGCGAGCATGCGGGCGACCGATTCGTGCGCAATCGCCGCCGTCAGCTCGCCCACGTCCTCGGACCAGGCGGGCCGTAGCAGCAGCCTCGGGGTTCTCATAAACATCGCATGCTCTCCTCGCTCAAGCGTATAGCGCCGCCATGTGACGGGCATCTTGCGAAGGAGAGTGCAAAAAAGGAGACGGGGGCGGCCCCATCTCCTTCCAGCTTTCCGGTATCGAGGACCGGAAGGGGCCATCCCGCAGGACGACCCCTTTATCGGATCGTCCGGTTATTCGGCGGCGATCGCCATGCCGTCGACCGAGACGTATTTGCGGCCGAGCTTGCCGTCGTGGAATCGCACCTGACCCTCGACCAGCGCGAACAGCGTGTGGTCCTTGCCCATGCCGACATTGGCGCCCGGATAATACTTGGTGCCGCGCTGGCGCACGATGATGTTGCCCGCCAGCACGTGCTCGCTGCCGAACTTCTTCACGCCGAGGCGACGACCGGCCGAATCGCGACCGTTCCGCGATGAACCGCCAGCTTTCTTATGTGCCATTGCGTCGTACTCCGTTTCGTCTTCGCTACCCGGACGGGCCGGGGAAAATCACAATGCCGCCGGCTTATTCGCCGTCGGCCTTACTGGTGGCGGCCTTCTTCTTGGGCGCGGCCTTCCTGGCGGTGGTGGTCGCCTTTTCCTCGGTAGCCTTGGTGCCCTTCTTCGGCGCGGCCTTCTTGGCTTCCCCCTTGGGCGCCGCGGCCTTCTTCGCCAGGTCCTTAATTTCGGCAGCCGTGTCGGCGTCGTCCGCCTGCCTGGCGGCAGCCTTCTTCGCCGGAGCCTTGCCTTCGCCGACCGCGGTGATGCGCAGCAGCGTCATCTGCTGCCGATGGCCGTTCTTGCGGCGATAGTTGTGCCGGCGACGCTTCTTGAAGACGACGACCTTCTCGCTCTTGGCCTGGGCGATGATCTCGGCCGAAACCGTCACCTTCGCCACGTCGGCGAGATCCGCGCCCTCTCCGGCGAGCAGGACATCGCCCAGCTCCACCGTGTCGCCGGCGTCGCCCGCCAGCTTCTCGACCGCGATCTTGTCTCCTTCGGCGACGCGATACTGCTTGCCGCCCGTGCGCACTACTGCGAACATGGTGCTCAAATCCGTTTCTACTGGTGTCTTCCCGGCGAACCGACCCGATGGCCTGCCCGCGGCAATGACAAAAAGGCGCCCACAGGGCACCGGAAAGAGCGCTGCCGTTAGGCCAGTCGCGCGGGGCTGTCAACGGCAAGATGGCCGCCGACCGGGTCAGACCGCGCTGGAAAGCGCTCCGTCCCGGATGTAGGGACACGGGGGTATGATGCAAGCGCGCTTCCTGCCACCCCTGCTCGTCGTCGCCGCGCTGCTGTCGGCCTGCGCCGGGCCGGAGCGGCCCTACCCCTCGCTCGCGATCCGCGACGTCGAGCGCGAGGGGGGCGCGTTCGACGCCCCGCCCGCCCCCGCGATCACGCCCGATCCGCCCCGGTCCGCCACGCTCGACCGGCTCGAATCGCTCGCTGCCGACGCGCGCGCGGCGCACCGCGCCTTCCTGGAGATCGAGCCGACCGCGCGCGCCCGCGTCAATGCCGCCGGCGCTACGGGAAGCGAGAGCTGGGCGGTGGCGCAGGTCGCGCTCGGCACTCTCGAGACGCGGCGCAGCCAGGCGCTGGTGGCGATGGCCGATCTCGATCGCCTCTACGTCGAGGCGGCGACTTCGGGCACCGACCTGTCGCGCATCGCCCCTGTCCACGCGGAGATCGACGCCCTCGTCGCGCAGGAGAACGCCACGGTCGAGGCGCTGGCGGCGCGGCTCGACCGGTGAGGCGGCCCGCGTGACGCTGGCCTGCGCCACGTGTCCGGTGCGCGACCGCGCCGCTTGTTCGGTGCTGACCGAGGCGGAGCGCGATGCCCTCGCCCGCGCCGGACGCACCCGCCGCCTGTCGCGGGGCGAGGTGCTGTTCGCCGCCGGCGACGCGGATGCGGCCTGCGCCACGCTGCTGGACGGCGCCCTCAAGGTGACGCATCACGACGCGGACGGCAACGAGCGCATCCTGGCGCTGATCCACCCCGCGGGATTCACGGGCGAGCTGTTCGCGCCATTCGCCGGTCACGATGTCGTCGCGCTCACCGACAGCCGGCTGTGCGTGTTCGCCAGGCGCGACATGGAGTCCGCGCTGAGGGCGCACCCCGCCCTGGCGGAAGCCCTGTTGCGCCGATCGCAGGAAGATCTGCACGCGGCGCGCGCTCTGCTCGCGCTTGGCAGCAACCGCAGCGCCGTGGCGAAGGTGGGGGCGCTGGTGCTGGCCCTGGCAGAAGGCGCCAGCGATTCCCCCTGTCACCCGGCAGCCGCGTTCGACCTGCCGCTGACGCGGGGCGAGATGGCGAACATGCTGGGGCTCACCATCGAAACCGTAAGCCGCGCCCTGACCCGGCTGGAGCGGGACGGGGCGCTTCGCCGCACGGGTTCGCGCGGGATCGAGCTGATCGACCCCGCGCGGCTGGGCGAGACGATCTGACGGGACGGTCAGCCGCTCCGCCCGGCAACCGTTACCGGGCGAGTGCGGCGATGGAGACGACAGCCACCCCCCATCCGAAGATCAGGACCGGCAGGATGACGACCTGCACGCTGGCGGCCTTCGCATCCAGCGGGCCGGTCGCCGTGTCGATCCCCTCGGCGACGAAACGGCTCCAGCTCTTCGCCCTTGCCGGGGAGTCGGGCGCCAACCGTGTCCAGATCGCCGGTACGCCAAACCCGGCGACGATGAAGATCGCGAAGATCGCTACCGGCAGGATCATTTCCGGATGGGCGAAGCCCCACCCCATGATGGCGACATAGCCGAGAAATAGGCCGACGGTCGCCGCGTAGAGAATGCCGGGCAGTTCGAACGTGCGATCGACCGGCGCGTTGCGGAGCTGGCGAGGTGCCTGCGCGCTGATCGTGGCGGCTTCGGCAATCTGCCGGCGGGTCAGTTTTTCGGCCATGAGAATTCTCCTTCCTGATGGGGAAGGTATGCCGCGATTCGCCGCATCCGGCTTTGATCTGGCTCAAACGTCCCAGCGCGCGGCGTCTTCGCGATCGGCGGCGCGCGGCTCGATCCAGTGCCAGCCATCGGCGCGCTTCTCCCGCTTCCAGAACCAGCTGCGCGACTTGAGGTGGTCCATCGCGAAATCGATCGCCTCGAAGGCGTCGCGGCGGTGGCGGGCGGCCGCGGCGACGAGCACGATGGGTGCGCCCGGTCGCATGAAGCCGATGCGGTGATGCATCAGCAGCCCGTCGAGCGTCCAGCGCGCCTCCACCTCCCCGGCCAGCGCGTCCATTCCCGGCAGGGTCAGCGGCGCGTAATGGCTGAGTTCGAGCACCTTCACGTCCCCGTCGGGGCGCACCTTGCCCACGAAGCTGGCGATGGCCCCGGCCTCCGGATGCGCCTTCGCGAACAGGCCCAGAGCCTTGCCGGGGGAAAAGCCCGTGTCGAGCAGGGCGACATCGCGCTTCATGTCAGCCGCCCGACACGGGGGGCAGGAAGGCGACCTCCGCCCCCTCGCCCGCGTCGAGCGCGGTGCGGTCGGCAAGCACCGCCCCGTCCAGCGCCACCTTCACCCGTTCGTCGCGCAGAGCGGCGGCCAGTTCCGCCCCGAAGGCGCGGTCGAGATCCGCCCAGAGAAGCGGCGCGCCCACCGCGCGCTCCGACCCGCCGGCAGTGTCCGCGAGCCGGCCGATGAACAAGACCGTGACCATGTCAGCCGCCGGTCATCGACATGTGCCGGGGCTGCGCCGGAGCCTCGCCTTCCGCGATGCGGAAGTGATGGCGCTCGGGCTTGATCCGCATCGCGGTATCGAGCGCGTCGGCGAGCCGGGCATCGGGCGCGTCGGAGCGTAGCGCAGACCTGAGATCGACCTGCTCCGCCCCGCCGAGGCAGGCGAAAAGCTGACCCGTCGCGGTCACGCGGATGCGATTGCAGCCGGCGCAGAAATTGTTGGTAAGCGGGGTTATCAGGCCCAGCCTGCCGCCCGTCTCCGCAACCCGGACATAGCGCGCCGGCCCGCCGGTATCGTCGGGCAGATCGGTCAGCGTGAAACGTTCGGCCAGCCTGTCGCGCACGGCGGGCAGGGGCAGGTAGTGATCGACCCGTTCCCCGTCGACCTCGCCCAGCGGCATCACCTCGATCAGCGTCATGTCGTGGCCGCGCCCGTGCGCCCATTCCATGATGCGCGGTATCTCGCCCTCGTTCAGCCCCTTCAGCGCCACGGTGTTGATCTTCACCTTCAGCCCCGCCGCCTGCGCCTCGGCGATGCCGTGCAGCACGTCGTCCAGCCGGTCGCGCCGCGAAAGCCGGCAGAACAGCTCGCCGTCGAGCGTATCGAGCGACACGTTCACGCGCCGCACGCCCGCGGCCGCCAGATCGCCTGCAAAGGCGGCGAGCCGCGTGCCGTTGGTGGTGAG from Aurantiacibacter spongiae carries:
- the ygfZ gene encoding CAF17-like 4Fe-4S cluster assembly/insertion protein YgfZ; protein product: MPATRLANRAVIRVAPAAEGEDAAAFLQGLLTNDVTGDLPAYAALLTPQGKTMTDMLVWREGEAMLLECEAAHADELARRLSLYRLRRKLDIARDETLAAYWSPTQREGFAADPRLPALGWRRIAPLDDSVAAGDGAWLDHRLAAGVPEGADEMADILWLETNAVDLNGVSFSKGCYIGQENTARMNWRQKVNRRLLVVPYDRSDEKRRKAAYPERGYAVDHLRVADIPAKLAPGWMSLEPAEE
- the pyrC gene encoding dihydroorotase, yielding MTETLTIRRPDDWHVHLRDGAMLQAVTRHTARQFARAIVMPNLSPPVTSVAAARAYRERIVAAVPEGMAFEPLMTCYLTDDTEPAQVRRGFADGVFTAAKLYPAGATTNSANGVTDIGNIRAVLETMAEIGMVLCVHGEVTDDDVDIFDREAVFIERVLSPLIADLPQLKVVFEHLTSADGVAFVEGAGVNVAATITPQHLHINRNAMLVGGIRPHAYCLPVAKREAHRLALRRAATSGSTKFFLGTDSAPHPREAKESACGCAGIFNAPFALESYLAVFEADDALERFEGFASEHGPRFYGLPLNEGRVTFRREPVSVPETLDAGGTALVPFHAGETLGWRLDG
- the astD gene encoding succinylglutamate-semialdehyde dehydrogenase — protein: MSKTQELISYEPATGTELWRAPHGDVDETVDRARRAWPAWAAQPLAKRIELVRRFANEVRKDQEEFATLIARETGKPLWEARTEVEAVIGKVEISVRAYADRTGQRKLDSALQGTAALRHKPHGVMAVLGPYNFPAHLPNGHIIPALIAGNAIILKPSEKTPAVGEKLISLFQRAGIPSAIVQILIGGPDEGKALVAHDGVDGVLFTGSAQVGIAINRKLATDPGKIVALEMGGNNPIVLWDTPKIEDAAALIIQSAFTTAGQRCTAGRRLIVKSSMYDEAVEAVKKLADRIIVGAPFDEPQPFMGPVIDNSTADQLVESFVYLMSNGGKAISHMKRPDDDLPFLRPAIIDTTAMSERPDVELFGPLLQVIRMDDFDEAIAEANATRFGLSASLIGGSPQQYSRFWANIRAGIVNWNRPTNGASSAAPFGGVGYSGNHRPAAYYAADYCAYPVTSTEMEQPRASVGVGFRGS
- a CDS encoding alpha/beta fold hydrolase; translation: MGEAAYSDESWQSADGLTLHYRDYPGRDDRPPILCIPGLTRNARDFEPVADAFAGEWRVIACELRGRGDSDYARDSASYTPAHYVEDIAALFDAAGLDRVVAIGTSLGGLVTMMTAAGDPRRFAAVVLNDVGPHIEEDGLARIRDQVGQGRSYPTWIHAAWSLKEASDKTHPDYEIADWLRLAKRLMCVGGNGRIAYDYDMKIADPFARDGDGDGDDEGGDRAAAASGAATDIWPVFRALRGRPVLALRGELSDLVSPATFRRMQEEMPDMDAVTVPRVGHAPTLEEPVAQDAIARLLARVA
- the rarD gene encoding EamA family transporter RarD, encoding MRQSEIGRGRALLYGLGTHAIWGSMPVYLLLVHKVPPVEYVAWRTLLTMPICLAVVWLTGRAGELRSVFGNWRTLRTLTATATLIAVNWLVYVWSIQQEYVYAASLGYYVLPLNMMLLARVFLKERLTGRQKVAVTLAAIGVGALATGALTTLWITITLATSFGVYGLLRKTVDAGPIVGLTVEAIILSPVVLVYFAWLEIAGPGITLGRDFWESVGIVLGGPYTAIPLILFATAARALPYTVVGFLQFISPTLIFIIGLTVFGEELKLAQLVCFVLIWAAIALFTWDLWRNARRRPQAMEALQGTQV
- a CDS encoding protein adenylyltransferase SelO family protein, whose amino-acid sequence is MREEPQPAPYRADPQITKVARFLADPVSAASFPKTTLRFRNARWAGAIGLAALSDEAWVRHFGQFEPLPENLPQPLALRYHGHQFRTYNPDLGDGRGFLFAQMRDGADRLLDCGTKGSGTTPYSRAGDGRLTLKGAVREILATEMLEALGVNTSKTLSVIETGEELQRSDEPSPTRSAVLVRLSHGHIRIGSFQRLTALGEEDHLRALVDYCITTYPGPPPPPDAPDRDNPAIVLMHQASERLADLAASYMVAGFVHGVLNTDNMNITGESFDYGPWRWLPRWEPGFTAAYFDHTGLYAFGRQPEAIRWNLGQLAIALRPLAESAPLIAALERFGPLYGEAMTRRFCWRLGVASRGPEADAELVEAGERTMRQEGIGPDEFFARHRGGHNAGGFLAEALADHAPGDDHQSEWSDAAPVSLLIDEVETIWDAIDRRDDWEPLDQKIAAIRHLGQALGKPPRPRGLSSPS